AGGATACTGCACAAAGGTGTATACCAAACCCGATAAGTAAAATAACGACAAATACGATATAAAAATCGGGCGAAAATAAAAAATGATCTAAAAAAGCCATCCCATTATACCCTTCAAGTGTAAGCTTAGCACCTTCTATATTTAAATCTGCAGGGTTTAAAGCAATTTGCTCTTTCCAATCGTTTTTCTCGATGCGGGTCATGTAATAGCTGACGATGACAGGGAGAGAAATGGCTAATAAAATAAGTATATTAAAACGGGATTTTATGTAACGTAAATACTCGTGTTTTATCATCTGACATCCATCCTTTATAAAGGAGCAACAGCGAAAGCAGCCCTCCCGCTGTCACTATTATCATTGGTTTAATGTGCGTTATGTCTGCTTGTAATAGTATCTGTACCAACTTGATTCCAGGCCGGTCTAATTTGAGCATAATAATTATAGCCAGGTAATGCGTTATTCGTACTATTGGTGTAGATCTGATTTGTATTTGAAAGCGTAACGGCATTCCCTCTTAAAGCATTATTAGAGTTAACCATCCGTTTCTGAGGGTTACTCCACATAGTCTTTGTACTAGCAACCGCACTCCACTCTAATCTAGACGTTGTTTTCCCTGAGAAAGCCCCTGTTCTTTTCCAACCATCTGAAGAGTTTAATGACGTATCTGACCACGATGACCAATTGGCTTCTGCTGTTGATGGTAAAGCTAAAGGTGCTGTAAATGTAACAGCCGTCAATAAACAAATACCTAACATCATTTTTTTCATCATAGCAAAACATCTCCTTCAATTTTCTTCAAGATAATGTAAAAACAAACCCTCGTCTTTCTCCTGACTGACGCCCATTTCTAATAAACTGGTTGACTTGCTTTTATTAGCTCCCTCACCCCCTTCAAAACATCAACATTCATTCATGTATGTTAAAACGGAAGATGAGTTTGACATAAAAAATAAATTCTGAACAGCTCTCTTAAAAACAACAATTTTAAATAATTCTATTTATCTCCATCTATGGATCAGCGTACATCTATTCCTTTTAATTGTAAACCATTGTAAGAGAGTTCAATAGAAGTTTTAAAAAAGGTAGATTAACGCCCTATAAGTTATTATCTTTTATTTTTTCTTTTAAGAAACCGATCTCTCTTTTGTAAAACGTAGAACGTCCTCTTCCCTTACTTGAACTAATTTCACTACACAAATACACTTGCATAAAACGGCTTATACAGTGATCTTTCTCTCCGTTGCAAACGAACGCTTTCTCGGGTATCATCTTCAGCCTTTTTTCAAAACAAGATGTTATATAGACTATTTATCACCGTCCATGGTTTAAAATTCAATTAATAAACCAAAAAAAGAACAGTCTACAAAAAGTGACTGTCCGCTTGAATGACGAATTGTGATTGTTCATAGTTGTATGTGATTTTTGAGAAATCAAATGGCTGACCATTCGTTAAATGAAAGATCGTTTCAACATACAGTTTAGGCATACCTTGTTTCAACCCAAGGTACCCGGCTTCCTCTTCAGTCAGTATACCCACGTGAAGATATAAATCTGAAAAGCCCACCTTCAACCCCAAACCTTCCCTTATATAATGAAAGATGGATTCAGACACAATCTCCTTATTTAAATACGTGATGATCGCCTTATTATAATACGACTCTTCTAAACAAAGTGTTTCGCCGTTAATATAACGCACTCTTTTGACAGAATAGACGTCATCGTCCGCCTTTATATTCAAATTAAGGGACACTTCTTCGCTAGGCTTTATCACCTTTAGTTCAATCACTTCTGTCGTGATGGTGAAATCTTCAAGATCCTTCTTAAATCCTTGGTTAGACAGTAAACTTATGTAGCCTTTTCTCTTATGCCTCCGTACAAAAATACCGCTTCCCCTTACTTGAAAGACGACCCCTTTTTTCTCTAAAAGGTCTAATGATTTTGTAATCGTGCTCTTACTTACATCAAATTGAGCCATCAGTTTTTCTAAAACTGGTAGCTTATCACCTTGTTGAAGGGCATGGTCCTCTATATACTTTTCGATTTCTGTGGCGATTTGCTGATACTTTAACATACGCATTCTCCATTGTTTTCTAATGTATTACCAAAATTATAGCATACCTACCTTAAAAGCTCATTCTACACTATTATATTCTAACAAATTTTTTATTTGGGTATTGATTAATTGTACCGGTACAATTATAATGTAAGCGTATAAACAAACTCAAAGGGGGCATCAAGATGGCGGAAAAAGTGAGAGATTATCCTAAACTTGCCAAAGATATATTAGAGGCGGTTGGAGGGGAAGAAAATATTATAGGTGTTAGCCGTTGTGCTACAAGACTTCGATTAGTACTTAAACGCTCTCAATCTAAAGCAAAAGAAAGAGTCAGTGCTATGCCTGGGGTCATTACAGTGGTGGAAAACAGTGGCCAATTCCAAGTTGTGATCGGTCAACATGTTGGTGACGTCTATGAAGCCTTTACGAATTTAGTTAATCTGGACTTATCAGATAGTCAAAGTGAAAACAAAGGGACCGTTTTAAACCGTGTCATTGCCACGATGTCAGCCGTTTTTGCACCCTTTGTTTATGTTCTTGCTGCCGCTGGTATTTTACAAGGTGCACTTATCTTACTTAATCTACTTTTTGATAACTTTGGAACAACGGGTACTTATGAGGTATTGAGTTTCATTTCATGGGCTCCATTTACT
The genomic region above belongs to Bacillus sp. A301a_S52 and contains:
- a CDS encoding GntR family transcriptional regulator, which codes for MLKYQQIATEIEKYIEDHALQQGDKLPVLEKLMAQFDVSKSTITKSLDLLEKKGVVFQVRGSGIFVRRHKRKGYISLLSNQGFKKDLEDFTITTEVIELKVIKPSEEVSLNLNIKADDDVYSVKRVRYINGETLCLEESYYNKAIITYLNKEIVSESIFHYIREGLGLKVGFSDLYLHVGILTEEEAGYLGLKQGMPKLYVETIFHLTNGQPFDFSKITYNYEQSQFVIQADSHFL